A stretch of Triticum aestivum cultivar Chinese Spring chromosome 1D, IWGSC CS RefSeq v2.1, whole genome shotgun sequence DNA encodes these proteins:
- the LOC123165437 gene encoding lecithin-cholesterol acyltransferase-like 1 yields MANNSSDTRSNSRSTMVVIIAAADASRRAGAGLRQQRARRAAHRAVPAGMSTAYDAASDDYYNVPGVETRVPFFGSTQSFRHPDPDRRDFSYMDKLLERLEGAGYRDGETMFGAPYDFRYAVAPAGHPSRTGTAFFTSLKSLVERASQLNGDRPAIIVTHSYGGMLAHQFLIRQPLAWRRRFVRHFIPVAAPWGGLVLGMQALISGNNLALPFVDPGALRKEYRSLQSSLWPLPSAKVFGAGQPLVSTKRRNYSAGDVADFLGDIGFGEGVGPYESRVLPLFKELPACPMVPVTCVVGVGVATPERMVYPGDDFEAMPGMVIGDGDGLVNLASLVAVEPEWRRRGPYFRMVKVDNVNHTDIVVDDRALGIVMREIRRAK; encoded by the exons ATGGCGAATAATTCTTCTGATACTCGTAGTAACAGCCGCAGCACTATGGTGGTCATCATCGCGGCCGCGGATGCATCCCGTCGTGCTGGTGCCGGGCTACGCCAGCAACGAGCTCGACGCGCGGCTCACCGAGCTGTACCGGCCGGG ATGAGCACGGCGTACGACGCCGCGTCCGACGACTACTACAACGTCCCCGGCGTCGAGACGCGCGTCCCCTTCTTTGGCTCCACCCAGAGCTTCCGCCACCCAGATCCAGACCGGAGGGACTTCTCCTACATGGACAAGCTGCTGGAGAGGCTCGAGGGGGCCGGGTACCGCGACGGCGAGACCATGTTCGGCGCGCCCTACGACTTCCGCTACGCCGTCGCGCCGGCGGGACACCCGTCCAGAACCGGCACCGCCTTCTTCACGAGCCTCAAGAGCCTGGTGGAGAGGGCGAGCCAGCTCAACGGCGACCGCCCGGCGATTATCGTCACCCACAGCTACGGCGGGATGCTGGCGCACCAGTTCCTGATCCGGCAGCCCCTGGCGTGGCGCCGGCGGTTCGTGCGGCACTTCATACCCGTCGCCGCTCCGTGGGGAGGGCTCGTGCTGGGCATGCAGGCCCTCATCTCAGGCAACAACCTTGCGCTCCCCTTCGTCGACCCCGGGGCCCTGCGGAAGGAGTACCGGAGCCTGCAGAGCAGCCTGTGGCCGCTGCCGAGCGCGAAGGTGTTCGGGGCCGGGCAGCCACTGGTGAGCACCAAGCGCCGGAACTACTCGGCCGGCGACGTGGCGGACTTCCTCGGCGACATTGGGTTCGGCGAAGGCGTCGGGCCGTACGAGTCGCGCGTGCTGCCGCTGTTCAAGGAGCTGCCGGCGTGTCCGATGGTGCCGGTGACCTGCGTCGTGGGCGTCGGGGTGGCGACGCCGGAGAGGATGGTGTATCCGGGGGACGATTTCGAGGCGATGCCCGGCATGGTCATCGGAGACGGCGACGGCCTGGTCAACCTGGCGAGCCTGGTCGCCGTGGAGCCGGAGTGGAGGCGTCGTGGTCCGTATTTTAGGATGGTCAAGGTGGACAACGTGAACCACACGGACATTGTGGTTGATGATCGCGCGCTTGGGATTGTCATGAGAGAAATTCGACGAGCTAAGTAG